One genomic region from Thalassotalea sp. PS06 encodes:
- a CDS encoding calcium/sodium antiporter — protein MFTEILILIISLAILVWSADKFVYGAASVARNLGIAPMIIGLTIVAMGSSAPEMVVAATAALQGAPDTAIGNAIGSNITNIALVLGITAICKPLLVSSSTLKREIPLLLIVTFFASVMLYNLYFSFAEGLALLIGFILFITVLVIISLRQSKEERDKDPMLADAVSEIPEDVGTMAALFWLILGMTLLPLSANFLVDSATSIAKDFGVSDLVIGLTIIAIGTSLPELAASVVSIIKKEDDLALGNIIGSNIFNILAVLAIPGLLSPGDVDPQVASRDVPYMMGLTLLLFFLCFSLKGKFVIRRIEGGILVAAFIFYQYLIFSQMA, from the coding sequence ATGTTCACAGAAATACTAATATTAATTATCTCACTGGCTATTCTGGTCTGGAGTGCTGATAAGTTTGTCTATGGCGCAGCTTCGGTCGCCAGAAATTTAGGAATCGCGCCGATGATTATCGGCTTAACCATTGTGGCAATGGGCTCTTCCGCTCCGGAAATGGTTGTAGCGGCAACGGCAGCCCTGCAGGGAGCACCGGATACCGCAATAGGTAACGCCATTGGTTCGAATATTACCAATATCGCATTGGTATTGGGTATAACCGCAATATGTAAACCTCTTCTGGTTTCTTCTTCAACCCTAAAACGAGAAATCCCGCTCCTACTTATCGTTACCTTTTTCGCCAGCGTGATGCTTTATAACCTTTATTTCAGTTTTGCTGAGGGTCTGGCACTATTGATAGGGTTCATTCTGTTTATCACCGTGTTGGTAATCATTTCCTTGCGTCAGAGCAAAGAAGAGCGAGACAAAGATCCAATGCTAGCTGACGCAGTTTCGGAAATACCCGAAGACGTTGGCACGATGGCAGCTTTGTTCTGGCTTATCCTTGGGATGACATTGCTCCCCTTGAGCGCAAACTTTCTGGTAGATTCGGCCACTAGTATCGCCAAGGATTTTGGCGTTAGTGATTTGGTCATCGGCTTGACCATCATCGCTATTGGCACCAGTTTGCCTGAATTAGCGGCTAGTGTCGTCAGTATCATCAAGAAAGAGGATGACCTGGCACTAGGCAATATCATTGGTTCAAATATCTTTAATATTCTCGCCGTACTGGCAATTCCTGGACTCCTCTCACCAGGTGATGTAGATCCACAGGTTGCCAGTCGCGATGTACCTTATATGATGGGGCTTACCCTACTTTTATTCTTCCTTTGTTTCAGTTTAAAGGGTAAATTTGTTATTCGACGCATTGAAGGCGGTATACTAGTTGCCGCGTTTATATTCTATCAATATCTGATTTTTTCCCAGATGGCATAG
- a CDS encoding outer membrane protein OmpK — MRKTLILLTTLASFSGSTAEYQFGFANTYVDYLSWKQGTQGYNGIDVSEDRDDHITWGIEAGITFDWGEAYGFMEAEKLDKDAEVRSQAFKASAHYRVHTNLTLYGQVYDYSESGGFVDEQNRVLGFGYLGWSSDNYWFKPFLGFHHVTSPFSDPFGNNISGYNGGMLGWNLGWFFNIGSASFMLTNWNEIEFARNHEYADYQNGDTGLNGAFGLWYDVSKKFYVGLQYRYFSNKLGVDDYGDALIWRIGYHF, encoded by the coding sequence ATGCGAAAAACGCTTATCTTACTGACAACACTTGCGTCGTTTTCTGGTTCTACTGCTGAGTATCAGTTTGGTTTCGCCAATACCTATGTTGATTACTTATCCTGGAAACAGGGGACTCAGGGATATAATGGAATCGATGTCAGCGAAGATCGAGACGACCACATAACCTGGGGAATAGAGGCCGGGATAACCTTTGACTGGGGCGAAGCTTATGGCTTTATGGAAGCGGAGAAATTAGATAAGGACGCGGAAGTCAGATCTCAAGCATTCAAAGCAAGCGCTCATTACCGAGTTCATACCAACCTGACTTTATACGGGCAGGTTTATGATTATTCTGAATCTGGTGGTTTTGTCGATGAACAGAATCGGGTACTTGGTTTTGGTTATCTGGGGTGGAGTAGCGATAACTATTGGTTCAAACCGTTTCTGGGCTTCCATCATGTTACCTCACCATTCAGTGATCCATTTGGTAACAATATTTCCGGTTACAACGGCGGAATGTTGGGCTGGAACCTGGGATGGTTTTTCAATATTGGTAGTGCCAGTTTTATGCTGACTAACTGGAATGAAATAGAGTTTGCCCGCAACCACGAATATGCCGATTACCAAAACGGTGATACCGGGTTGAATGGCGCGTTCGGGCTCTGGTATGACGTTTCGAAAAAGTTTTATGTCGGCCTGCAGTATCGCTACTTTTCTAATAAACTTGGCGTTGACGATTACGGTGATGCGTTAATCTGGCGAATTGGTTATCACTTTTAA
- the mlaF gene encoding phospholipid ABC transporter ATP-binding protein MlaF, translating to MTDNLVNINDLSFYREQRCIYNGINLTIPKGKVTAIMGPSGIGKTTLLKLIGGQLKPTRGNIEFAGNDINKLSRHDLYESRKRMSMLFQSGALFTDMTVFDNVAFPIREHSKLPEDIIEKMVMMKLEVVGLRGAMHLKPSELSGGMARRAALARAIALDPELIMYDEPFAGQDPISMGVIVRLIRDLNDALGLTSIVVSHDVPEVMSIADYIYIIAEQKIIGHGTADEIRQQQSPLVQQFIKGEDDGPVPFHFPAEPYAKQLIGK from the coding sequence ATGACGGATAATCTGGTAAATATCAACGACCTGTCGTTCTATCGTGAACAACGCTGTATTTATAACGGCATCAATTTGACGATCCCGAAGGGCAAGGTCACGGCTATCATGGGCCCTAGTGGTATCGGTAAAACTACCTTGTTGAAACTTATTGGCGGGCAGTTAAAGCCAACCCGGGGTAACATCGAGTTTGCCGGCAACGACATCAATAAACTTTCTCGCCATGATCTCTATGAAAGCCGCAAGCGTATGAGCATGCTGTTTCAATCAGGCGCCTTGTTTACCGATATGACGGTTTTCGACAACGTCGCATTTCCAATTCGCGAGCACAGCAAGTTGCCCGAAGACATCATTGAAAAGATGGTAATGATGAAACTTGAAGTGGTTGGTTTACGTGGCGCTATGCACTTGAAGCCCTCTGAGCTTTCCGGTGGTATGGCAAGACGAGCGGCTCTGGCCCGGGCTATTGCCTTAGATCCTGAACTTATCATGTACGATGAGCCATTCGCCGGTCAGGATCCCATTTCCATGGGCGTCATCGTTCGCCTGATTCGTGACCTCAATGATGCCCTGGGGTTAACTTCTATTGTCGTATCTCACGATGTTCCTGAGGTCATGAGCATCGCCGATTATATTTATATCATTGCCGAACAGAAAATTATCGGTCATGGCACCGCAGACGAAATTCGACAGCAACAATCACCACTGGTACAACAGTTTATCAAAGGTGAAGATGATGGTCCGGTACCGTTTCATTTTCCGGCTGAGCCTTACGCCAAGCAGTTAATAGGAAAATAA
- the mlaE gene encoding lipid asymmetry maintenance ABC transporter permease subunit MlaE, with product MLEYFQRLGHNTIALISGLGRAMLMLLSAIVHRPSPRKGMPLLMTQLYSVGVLSLVIILVSGTFIGMVLSLQGYTILVGFGAEASLGPLVALSLLRELGPVVAALLFAGRAGSALTAEIGLMKATEQLSSLEMMAVDPLRQIIAPRFWAGFISLPLLAAIFSAVGILGAHLVGVDWLGVDQGTFWSVMQAQVDLYNDILNGVIKSVVFAFVVTWIAVYKGYDCVPTSEGISRATTATVVQSSLCVLGLDFILTALMFTS from the coding sequence ATGTTAGAATATTTTCAAAGGTTAGGGCACAACACCATTGCCCTTATCTCCGGGTTAGGAAGAGCCATGTTGATGTTGCTTTCAGCAATCGTACATCGGCCTTCACCAAGAAAAGGCATGCCGTTATTAATGACGCAACTATATTCAGTAGGTGTGTTGTCTCTGGTGATTATTTTAGTGTCGGGTACGTTTATCGGTATGGTGTTATCGTTGCAGGGCTATACCATATTGGTAGGCTTTGGCGCCGAGGCAAGTTTAGGACCATTAGTAGCATTATCCTTATTAAGAGAACTGGGGCCTGTTGTCGCGGCATTGCTTTTTGCCGGTCGCGCAGGTTCTGCACTTACCGCTGAAATAGGTTTGATGAAGGCTACTGAGCAGTTGAGTAGTCTGGAAATGATGGCGGTTGATCCGTTGCGCCAGATTATTGCACCACGATTCTGGGCCGGTTTTATCAGTTTACCTTTGCTTGCGGCGATTTTCTCCGCGGTTGGTATTCTCGGCGCTCACTTAGTCGGTGTCGACTGGTTAGGTGTCGATCAAGGGACATTCTGGTCTGTTATGCAGGCCCAGGTAGACTTGTATAATGATATTCTCAATGGCGTGATCAAGTCCGTGGTGTTTGCTTTTGTTGTTACCTGGATTGCCGTCTATAAAGGTTACGATTGCGTGCCTACTTCTGAGGGCATTAGTCGCGCGACAACGGCAACCGTAGTGCAATCGTCGCTTTGCGTTTTAGGTTTAGATTTTATTTTAACGGCATTGATGTTTACCAGCTAA
- the mlaD gene encoding outer membrane lipid asymmetry maintenance protein MlaD, which yields MVSKKIELMVGLFVAAGIAALLMLALKVADAGIQGNGQTYNLYAKFDNIGGLKVRSPIKVGGVIIGRVEKIALDSDDYMPVVTLSIYSQYEGFSESSSLSILTAGLLGEQYLGLEPGFIDEDLGIGTLQPGDYIEDTKSALVLEEMIGQFLFSQGSDD from the coding sequence ATGGTGTCAAAAAAAATTGAATTAATGGTTGGTTTATTCGTAGCGGCAGGGATTGCGGCATTACTGATGTTAGCATTGAAAGTTGCAGATGCAGGCATCCAGGGCAATGGCCAAACGTATAATCTGTATGCTAAATTCGACAATATAGGCGGGCTTAAAGTCAGATCCCCGATCAAAGTTGGCGGTGTAATCATAGGAAGAGTGGAAAAGATTGCCCTGGATTCTGACGATTATATGCCAGTGGTTACATTGAGCATTTATTCTCAATACGAAGGTTTTTCCGAGTCATCGTCGCTGTCGATCTTAACGGCGGGTTTGCTTGGTGAACAATATCTTGGATTGGAACCTGGATTTATTGATGAAGACCTGGGAATTGGTACTTTGCAACCGGGTGATTATATTGAAGATACCAAGTCGGCTCTGGTCTTAGAAGAAATGATTGGCCAGTTTTTATTTAGTCAGGGAAGCGACGATTAA
- the mlaC gene encoding phospholipid-binding protein MlaC, with protein sequence MKFISLKAVLLSVLVFTANAFAAEVSKEDPYKMINEVSQITFDRLAKEEAQIKADPNLLKGIVEEEMMPYVFYQYAALKVLGNYRKNASNEEIKAFIVAFREYLITSYAQVFTLYDHQKIQFEPEKSFDKEKIVMVGVDVIDGNRPPINLKFKVRKNTKTNEWQAFDLVAEGVSLLDAKQKELRSILAQNGVPKVTEMLLEKSKRDIVFKKNGKDDAMKEIGIEK encoded by the coding sequence ATGAAATTTATATCTTTAAAAGCGGTATTACTAAGCGTTTTGGTTTTCACAGCGAATGCTTTTGCGGCAGAGGTGAGCAAAGAAGATCCCTATAAGATGATCAACGAAGTATCGCAGATTACTTTTGATCGGTTAGCCAAAGAAGAAGCACAGATTAAAGCCGATCCGAACTTGCTAAAAGGCATTGTAGAGGAAGAAATGATGCCTTACGTGTTCTATCAGTATGCGGCGCTGAAAGTGTTAGGTAACTATCGTAAAAATGCGAGTAACGAAGAGATTAAAGCCTTTATTGTTGCGTTTCGCGAGTATCTGATAACGTCCTACGCGCAGGTTTTTACCCTGTATGATCACCAGAAGATCCAGTTTGAACCGGAAAAAAGTTTCGACAAAGAAAAGATAGTTATGGTTGGTGTCGACGTTATTGATGGTAATCGACCTCCGATAAATCTGAAGTTTAAGGTACGTAAGAACACCAAAACGAACGAATGGCAGGCGTTTGATCTGGTTGCCGAAGGTGTAAGCCTTTTAGATGCAAAACAAAAAGAACTGCGCAGTATACTGGCTCAAAATGGGGTGCCTAAAGTTACTGAAATGTTGCTTGAGAAAAGTAAACGCGACATCGTTTTCAAGAAAAACGGTAAAGACGACGCCATGAAAGAGATAGGAATTGAAAAATAA
- a CDS encoding lipid asymmetry maintenance protein MlaB, with protein sequence MSSESLTIARIDGENVQLNGELTRKSIIGNQNKNFLEILASNQQRVDLKALNKVDTAGLSWLLALVELATKKQIVISYSNPPAELVKLARLSRVEQLLPIKDN encoded by the coding sequence ATGAGCAGTGAATCGCTGACCATTGCGCGAATTGATGGCGAAAATGTGCAATTAAATGGTGAGCTGACGAGAAAATCCATTATTGGTAACCAAAACAAAAACTTTCTCGAAATATTAGCGTCGAATCAGCAACGTGTTGATCTTAAAGCTCTAAACAAGGTAGATACGGCGGGACTTAGCTGGCTACTGGCCTTGGTAGAGCTGGCAACTAAAAAACAAATTGTAATTAGCTATTCCAATCCGCCTGCAGAATTGGTTAAACTCGCCAGACTGAGCCGAGTCGAGCAGCTATTGCCGATTAAAGATAACTAA
- a CDS encoding BolA family protein, producing MQAADIEKILNDALSLDDLHVTFDGSQCSIIAVSDEFEEMSRVKKQQTVYAPLTEAINQGHIHAVSIKTFTNSQWQREKKFLLPS from the coding sequence TTGCAAGCCGCCGATATCGAAAAAATTTTAAATGACGCACTAAGTCTTGATGATCTGCACGTAACCTTTGACGGTTCACAATGCAGTATTATTGCTGTTTCCGATGAATTTGAAGAAATGAGTCGCGTCAAAAAGCAACAAACTGTTTACGCCCCCCTAACCGAGGCCATCAATCAGGGCCATATTCATGCCGTCAGTATCAAAACTTTTACCAATAGCCAGTGGCAACGGGAAAAGAAATTTTTACTACCGTCTTAA
- the murA gene encoding UDP-N-acetylglucosamine 1-carboxyvinyltransferase, whose protein sequence is MQAFRIHSGNELHGDVTISGAKNAALPILFATILAESPLQVSNVPRLNDINTTLKLLAELGAKVDWSSHNSVAIDASNINNCLAPYELVKTMRASILVLGPLLARFGHAEVSLPGGCAIGARPVDLHIQGLKAMGAEITVENGYIIARKEGRLQGARFFMDAVSVTGTENLMMAAALAEGTTVIENAAREPEIVDLANFLNLMGAKVSGAGTDTLTIEGVEALQGADYPVMPDRIETGTFLVAAAVTGGKIRCLNTDATALEAVISKLQEAGANVTTGDDWIELEMTQRPKAVNIRTAPHPAFPTDMQAQFVTLNAIAEGTATTVETIFENRFMHVPELQRMGADMKLEGNTAISVGVETLTGAQVMATDLRASASLVIAGLVAQGETIVDRIYHIDRGYQHIEDKLQKLGADITRFDK, encoded by the coding sequence TTGCAAGCATTTAGAATTCACAGCGGTAACGAATTACATGGGGACGTTACCATTTCTGGCGCAAAGAACGCCGCTTTACCCATTCTTTTTGCCACCATTCTCGCAGAATCGCCTCTGCAGGTGAGCAATGTTCCACGCCTGAACGACATCAATACAACGCTTAAATTACTGGCAGAGCTCGGTGCTAAAGTCGACTGGTCTTCGCACAACAGCGTGGCAATTGACGCCAGTAATATCAATAACTGCCTGGCGCCGTATGAGTTGGTAAAAACCATGCGCGCATCGATTTTAGTGCTAGGACCTCTGCTTGCAAGATTTGGTCACGCCGAAGTTTCGCTTCCAGGCGGTTGCGCTATTGGCGCTCGACCCGTGGATTTGCATATCCAGGGCCTTAAGGCTATGGGTGCTGAAATTACTGTAGAAAATGGTTATATCATCGCTCGTAAAGAAGGTCGATTGCAGGGTGCCAGATTCTTTATGGATGCGGTTAGCGTAACAGGCACTGAAAACCTGATGATGGCGGCAGCGCTTGCCGAAGGTACAACCGTTATTGAGAATGCGGCCAGAGAACCTGAAATTGTCGATTTAGCGAATTTCCTCAATCTGATGGGTGCTAAAGTATCCGGAGCGGGTACCGACACTCTGACCATTGAAGGTGTAGAAGCATTACAAGGAGCTGATTACCCGGTAATGCCTGATCGTATTGAAACCGGTACCTTCCTGGTAGCAGCTGCGGTTACTGGCGGTAAGATTCGTTGTTTGAATACTGACGCAACTGCCTTAGAAGCGGTTATCAGTAAGCTTCAGGAAGCGGGTGCAAATGTGACGACTGGTGATGACTGGATCGAGTTGGAAATGACCCAGCGTCCAAAAGCGGTAAATATTCGTACCGCACCACACCCGGCATTCCCTACTGATATGCAGGCTCAGTTCGTCACCCTAAATGCTATCGCCGAGGGCACAGCAACGACCGTAGAAACGATTTTTGAAAATCGTTTCATGCATGTTCCTGAGCTTCAACGCATGGGAGCCGATATGAAACTGGAAGGCAACACTGCGATATCTGTAGGTGTAGAAACCTTAACGGGCGCACAGGTGATGGCAACAGATCTCAGAGCCTCTGCGAGTCTGGTAATTGCAGGTCTGGTTGCTCAAGGTGAAACCATTGTCGATAGAATTTATCATATTGACCGTGGTTACCAGCACATCGAAGATAAGCTTCAAAAGCTAGGTGCAGATATCACTCGTTTTGATAAGTAA
- a CDS encoding trypsin-like peptidase domain-containing protein, which translates to MKIVPALTYILRATSYGLLTAVVLLILVPELRSGSSASLNIFKPVDEKPKPVSYASAVAKAAPAVVNIYSESIETNPRYRSRSLQRIKLGSGVIMDSRGYILTNYHVVLNADLITVVLQNQTELTAELIGSDELTDLAVLKVQASNLPVIPMDDSQTPLVGDVVLAIGNPLNLGQTITQGIISATGRSGLSSTSYREFLQMDAAINDGNSGGALVNSNGDLVGITTAQFKRLNPQINIQGIFFAIPYKLAKKVMLELISNGRVVRGWLGISSQRYNPQLKGFVIDATTPGSPAQVAGLQKDDVVYKIDGTAIVSINHALDIVAETKPGTVLNFSVIRNKQAIEVPVKIVELNR; encoded by the coding sequence TTGAAAATAGTTCCCGCACTTACCTATATCCTGCGTGCCACCAGCTATGGGCTGTTAACCGCAGTTGTGTTACTTATTCTTGTGCCTGAATTGCGCTCTGGCAGTTCCGCATCGCTGAACATTTTCAAACCGGTCGATGAAAAACCCAAGCCAGTCTCCTACGCCAGTGCCGTTGCCAAAGCGGCGCCTGCAGTAGTGAATATTTACAGTGAAAGCATAGAAACGAATCCAAGATACCGCAGCCGCTCATTACAGCGAATAAAGCTGGGCTCCGGCGTTATCATGGACAGTCGCGGCTATATCCTGACTAATTATCATGTGGTATTAAACGCGGATCTAATTACCGTGGTTTTACAAAATCAAACTGAGCTAACGGCGGAACTAATTGGCAGTGATGAATTAACCGATTTAGCGGTTCTTAAAGTTCAGGCAAGCAACCTGCCGGTGATCCCAATGGATGACTCACAAACGCCATTAGTCGGCGATGTAGTTTTAGCTATTGGCAATCCTTTAAACCTTGGCCAGACAATTACCCAGGGAATAATTTCCGCGACTGGGAGAAGTGGTTTAAGCAGCACCAGTTATCGAGAATTTCTACAAATGGATGCTGCCATCAATGATGGTAATTCCGGCGGCGCGTTAGTAAATTCTAATGGCGATCTGGTCGGCATCACAACCGCACAATTCAAACGCTTAAACCCGCAGATAAATATTCAGGGTATATTTTTCGCAATACCTTATAAGTTAGCGAAAAAAGTCATGTTGGAGTTGATAAGTAATGGGCGCGTTGTCCGCGGTTGGTTGGGCATTAGTTCGCAGCGTTATAATCCGCAATTAAAAGGCTTTGTTATTGACGCTACAACGCCTGGAAGTCCTGCTCAGGTTGCTGGTCTACAAAAGGATGATGTGGTTTATAAAATCGATGGTACCGCGATAGTAAGTATTAACCATGCCCTGGATATTGTTGCCGAAACCAAACCTGGGACCGTACTTAATTTTTCAGTGATTCGTAATAAACAAGCGATAGAAGTACCGGTAAAAATCGTTGAACTTAATCGTTAA
- a CDS encoding Do family serine endopeptidase yields MKKLSSITSLALIVGSLALSAPNSYAALPQFFEDEPMPSLAPMLEMTTPAVVSISVAGTQEVQQQIPDAFKFFFGQRRGQQPQERPFRGLGSGVIIDAKKGYIVTNNHVVDEADEIQINLKDGRQFEAKKIGSDAESDIALLQIKADDLTEIKLADSDDLRVGDFAVAIGSPFGLGQTVTSGIVSALGRSGLNIENFEDFIQTDAAINSGNSGGALVNLKGELIGINTAILGPSGGNVGIGFAIPSNMMRNLTNQIIEFGEVRRGVLGVTGNSINAELAKAMDLDTNQGGFISQVAPDSAAENAGIKAGDIIIAVNGKKVKTFNELRGKIGSIGAGKEVELTILRDGREKDVTAKLKPAADANIAAATMHPMLKGAQFSSAENNQGVEVTELEGNSPAQAVGLRKGDTIIGVNRKKVSNLAQLRSALEGVKGVVALNVVRGNTELYLMIR; encoded by the coding sequence ATGAAAAAACTCTCTTCTATTACTTCACTGGCACTGATTGTCGGCTCACTGGCACTGTCAGCACCGAACAGCTACGCAGCCTTACCACAATTCTTCGAAGATGAACCCATGCCAAGTCTGGCGCCAATGCTGGAAATGACAACTCCCGCAGTGGTCAGTATTTCTGTTGCCGGTACCCAGGAGGTACAGCAACAGATCCCAGACGCCTTTAAGTTTTTCTTCGGTCAGCGTCGCGGCCAGCAACCTCAGGAAAGACCATTCAGAGGCCTGGGTTCTGGTGTCATCATCGACGCTAAGAAAGGATATATCGTTACCAACAACCATGTGGTTGATGAAGCAGACGAAATTCAGATTAACTTAAAAGACGGTCGCCAGTTTGAAGCGAAGAAAATTGGTAGCGATGCCGAAAGCGATATCGCCTTGCTGCAAATAAAAGCCGACGATCTGACAGAAATCAAACTTGCCGATTCCGATGATTTACGAGTTGGCGATTTTGCCGTTGCTATCGGTAGTCCTTTTGGTCTAGGTCAGACGGTAACATCAGGAATCGTTTCAGCTTTGGGTCGAAGTGGCCTTAATATTGAAAACTTCGAAGACTTTATCCAAACCGACGCTGCTATCAATTCAGGTAACTCAGGTGGCGCTCTGGTTAACCTCAAAGGCGAATTGATTGGTATTAACACGGCTATTTTAGGCCCGAGTGGTGGTAATGTTGGTATCGGTTTTGCCATTCCATCGAATATGATGCGCAATCTTACCAACCAGATCATTGAATTTGGTGAGGTCCGCCGCGGTGTCCTAGGTGTTACCGGTAATAGCATCAATGCCGAATTAGCCAAAGCCATGGATTTAGATACCAATCAAGGTGGCTTTATCAGCCAGGTCGCGCCAGATTCGGCGGCTGAAAACGCCGGTATTAAAGCCGGTGACATCATCATTGCGGTTAATGGCAAGAAAGTAAAAACCTTTAATGAGCTGCGTGGAAAGATTGGTTCGATTGGCGCCGGCAAAGAAGTTGAGCTTACTATCTTGCGTGATGGTCGGGAAAAGGACGTTACTGCAAAACTGAAACCTGCCGCGGATGCTAACATTGCTGCAGCAACCATGCACCCAATGCTGAAAGGCGCACAATTCAGTAGCGCTGAAAACAACCAGGGGGTTGAGGTCACCGAGCTAGAAGGGAATTCTCCAGCTCAGGCGGTGGGCCTTCGTAAAGGCGATACTATCATCGGCGTTAACCGTAAAAAGGTCAGCAATCTGGCCCAACTTCGCAGCGCTTTAGAAGGCGTTAAAGGCGTTGTGGCACTGAATGTTGTACGCGGAAATACCGAACTCTACTTAATGATCCGCTAA
- a CDS encoding YhcB family protein: MDIIISLSIFVAGLVIGIVATRLLSSASQENQRLEKEVEESRTSLESYQQDVAVHLKSSMELLGQMNEACTKAMLQMEKSTELLNKVNQETNGMPFFGAETEAELQAVAKMQRRKKKVENLTEAPRDYSSDPSGLFDK; the protein is encoded by the coding sequence ATGGATATCATTATTTCGCTAAGTATCTTTGTTGCCGGTTTAGTTATCGGAATCGTTGCAACTCGTCTGTTGTCCAGTGCCAGCCAGGAAAACCAACGTTTAGAAAAAGAAGTTGAAGAGAGTCGTACATCATTGGAGTCCTATCAACAAGACGTGGCCGTTCATTTGAAAAGCTCGATGGAGCTATTGGGACAAATGAATGAAGCCTGTACCAAAGCCATGTTACAAATGGAAAAAAGCACGGAATTACTTAACAAAGTAAATCAGGAAACCAATGGCATGCCATTTTTTGGGGCCGAAACAGAAGCAGAATTACAAGCCGTTGCTAAAATGCAACGCCGTAAGAAAAAAGTAGAAAACCTTACCGAAGCGCCTCGCGACTATTCCTCTGATCCAAGCGGACTGTTTGACAAATAA
- the zapE gene encoding cell division protein ZapE, with protein MLKLTPLQKYQQDLQRDDFSYDPAQENAIKHLQRLYDDLMVQPVAVSGFRKVWSGWKKVYSKSKPQPVKGLYFWGGVGRGKTYLVDTFYDCLPFEDKMRVHFHRFMHRVHQEMKSLSGQSDPLQIIAKKFADETRIICFDEFFVSDITDAMILGTLFENLFSHGVTLVATSNIIPDDLYRNGLQRARFLPAIKLINEHTEVVNVDSGVDYRLRTLQQANLFHHPLNDEASTQLQKYFKQLAPEAGRAGQVIEISNRELETVLEADGIVYFSFHELCETARSQTDYMEISRLYQTVIVSDVKVMGQSNDDAARRFIALVDEFYERKVKLIISAEVAMEALYTDGTLNFEFKRCLSRLQEMQSVDYLAAEHIP; from the coding sequence ATGCTCAAGCTTACGCCATTACAAAAATATCAACAGGATCTGCAACGCGACGATTTTAGTTACGACCCGGCACAGGAAAACGCCATCAAACATTTACAGCGCCTGTACGATGATCTGATGGTGCAACCGGTGGCGGTTAGTGGTTTTAGAAAGGTCTGGTCGGGTTGGAAAAAAGTCTACAGTAAATCTAAACCGCAGCCGGTAAAAGGCCTCTATTTCTGGGGCGGCGTCGGTCGCGGTAAAACCTATCTGGTTGATACCTTTTACGATTGCTTACCGTTTGAAGATAAAATGCGCGTTCATTTTCATCGCTTCATGCATCGGGTGCACCAAGAAATGAAGTCGTTGTCGGGGCAGTCCGACCCGTTGCAGATCATCGCTAAAAAGTTTGCCGATGAAACCCGAATTATATGTTTTGATGAATTCTTTGTCTCTGATATCACCGATGCAATGATTCTTGGTACTTTATTTGAGAATCTGTTTTCCCATGGGGTTACCCTGGTTGCTACCTCAAACATTATTCCCGATGACTTATACAGAAATGGTCTTCAACGGGCTCGTTTCTTACCGGCGATAAAATTGATAAATGAGCACACTGAGGTTGTGAATGTGGATAGCGGCGTCGATTATCGATTACGCACCTTGCAGCAGGCAAACCTCTTCCATCATCCTTTGAATGACGAAGCGTCTACCCAATTACAGAAGTATTTTAAGCAGCTGGCGCCGGAAGCAGGGCGGGCAGGTCAGGTTATCGAAATCAGTAATCGCGAGCTAGAAACGGTATTGGAAGCCGACGGTATCGTTTATTTCAGTTTTCACGAGTTGTGTGAAACTGCTCGAAGCCAAACCGATTACATGGAAATATCCAGGCTTTACCAGACGGTAATTGTCAGCGACGTGAAAGTAATGGGGCAGAGCAATGATGATGCGGCGCGCCGTTTTATCGCCTTGGTGGATGAGTTTTATGAGCGCAAGGTTAAATTGATTATCTCAGCCGAAGTTGCGATGGAAGCGTTATATACCGATGGCACCTTAAATTTCGAATTTAAACGCTGCTTGAGTCGCCTACAGGAAATGCAGTCGGTGGATTATCTGGCCGCAGAACATATTCCGTAG